In the Pseudoalteromonas undina genome, one interval contains:
- a CDS encoding PQQ-dependent sugar dehydrogenase — MNKLFSTLLLLGLISSPVMAKNILDKLTAAPGFEISLFADDVENARQIAVSSRGIVYAGSRKAGNVYALIDHNSDGVADKKIVIAEGLNMPSGLAIKGGDLYVGEVHRIIRFKNIDKHLKNPEYEVFYSDLPSERHHGWKFLRFAPNDELIIPVGVPCNICEEDARFGRIFSLNTDTKEITTLAKGVRNTVGFDFHPSTQMLWFSDNGRDMMGDDIPPDELNRITKEEEHFGFPYVHGGVIVDPEFGEGKNIADYTQPALALGAHVAPLGIHFYTGKQFPDSYKQQLFVAEHGSWNRSKKVGYKVAVATIENAKVTKYTPLITGFMQDETTFGRPVAFAQLNDGSLLVSDDYANVIYRVSYKKN; from the coding sequence ATGAATAAATTATTTAGCACACTGTTGTTACTGGGCTTAATATCATCGCCAGTGATGGCGAAAAATATACTCGACAAGCTGACCGCTGCACCGGGTTTTGAAATCAGCTTATTTGCTGATGATGTTGAAAATGCACGGCAAATTGCAGTATCAAGCCGAGGTATTGTGTATGCAGGGTCTCGTAAAGCGGGCAATGTGTATGCACTGATTGACCATAACAGCGATGGTGTGGCAGATAAAAAAATAGTGATTGCAGAGGGATTAAATATGCCCTCGGGTTTAGCAATTAAAGGCGGTGACTTATATGTTGGTGAAGTGCACCGTATTATCCGTTTTAAAAATATCGATAAACACCTCAAAAACCCTGAGTATGAAGTGTTTTATAGCGATTTACCGTCAGAGCGTCATCATGGTTGGAAGTTTTTGCGTTTTGCACCAAACGACGAGCTGATAATTCCCGTTGGCGTACCGTGTAATATTTGTGAGGAAGATGCTCGCTTTGGCCGTATTTTTTCGTTAAATACCGATACCAAAGAAATAACGACTTTAGCCAAAGGTGTACGTAATACGGTGGGTTTTGACTTTCATCCTAGTACGCAAATGCTATGGTTTAGCGATAACGGCCGCGACATGATGGGGGATGATATTCCACCTGATGAGCTAAACCGCATTACTAAGGAAGAAGAGCACTTTGGTTTTCCATACGTGCATGGTGGCGTTATTGTTGATCCTGAGTTTGGTGAAGGCAAAAATATTGCTGATTACACTCAACCTGCATTGGCATTGGGGGCGCATGTTGCGCCATTAGGTATTCATTTTTATACCGGCAAACAGTTCCCAGATAGCTACAAACAACAGTTATTTGTTGCTGAGCATGGTTCATGGAATCGCTCTAAAAAGGTTGGTTATAAAGTGGCTGTGGCAACCATAGAAAATGCCAAAGTAACTAAATATACGCCACTGATCACCGGCTTTATGCAAGACGAAACGACATTTGGACGCCCTGTTGCATTTGCACAATTAAATGATGGCAGTCTATTGGTAAGCGATGATTACGCTAACGTAATTTACCGCGTAAGCTATAAGAAAAACTAG
- the rraB gene encoding ribonuclease E inhibitor RraB has protein sequence MENWREISEDIVTSLLEDGSDPEILYEVEHHFVCEDFTKLEQAALAAFKLGYDVEEPAELELEDGEKIWSFDIVVEAELDVDVIMEDVDKLAQLAVECDVEYDGWGTYFQE, from the coding sequence ATGGAAAACTGGCGTGAAATAAGTGAAGACATCGTAACTTCATTACTTGAAGATGGTTCCGATCCGGAAATCCTTTATGAAGTAGAGCACCACTTTGTATGTGAAGATTTTACTAAGTTAGAACAAGCTGCACTTGCTGCGTTTAAACTAGGTTACGATGTAGAAGAGCCAGCAGAACTTGAGCTTGAAGACGGCGAAAAGATTTGGAGTTTTGACATTGTTGTTGAAGCCGAATTAGATGTTGACGTTATAATGGAAGACGTTGATAAGCTTGCACAGCTTGCGGTTGAATGCGACGTAGAATACGACGGTTGGGGCACTTACTTTCAAGAGTAA
- a CDS encoding DUF1249 domain-containing protein, protein MTALLTTNRYIQSLPKYLTLCEHNYVRLLKLLPHEQVIGNVREIKLGHSEFVIHIDDSAKYTLDVSIKQLNGMLVGIAPLYLTVRLYNDAKVAEIIHHDYHQRIKPSYGYPNPKMHQKDEKYQLNAFLYDWLVACVERGQSTLNWDVNNGLV, encoded by the coding sequence TTGACAGCACTTTTAACCACTAATCGATACATTCAAAGCCTTCCAAAGTATTTAACGCTTTGTGAGCACAATTACGTACGCCTTTTAAAACTACTGCCTCATGAGCAAGTGATTGGCAATGTAAGAGAAATTAAATTAGGGCACAGTGAATTTGTAATTCACATAGATGATAGTGCTAAGTACACACTTGATGTGTCTATTAAACAGTTAAATGGCATGCTCGTTGGCATTGCACCGTTGTATTTAACGGTACGTTTGTACAATGATGCGAAGGTGGCTGAAATTATTCATCATGACTACCACCAACGAATTAAGCCTTCTTATGGTTACCCTAACCCAAAAATGCATCAAAAAGATGAAAAGTATCAGTTAAATGCTTTTTTGTATGACTGGTTGGTAGCGTGTGTTGAAAGAGGTCAATCAACACTTAATTGGGATGTAAATAATGGCTTGGTTTGA
- a CDS encoding metallophosphoesterase yields MAWFDDIYYFEQTTLRIAHLTDCHLFSDKDAEYFGVNTAEHFVKALADIAKQQPDALIFGGDLTQDHSFNSYLLFAELIHNSEVDCPVFWVPGNHDEIEQLNLISGGQIQHAKHIVAQGIELILINSKGNTPAGWVSATHLDEIMACLVDSNNRHIAFCHHNPLPINGYLDKHMLENGPQLLNLLVNNGRVDALFHGHVHNDYQQQFRGLNVYATPASCVQFSKHSATWQQENKGAAYRMLYLNAEQQQVHIHSDVVWLNE; encoded by the coding sequence ATGGCTTGGTTTGATGACATCTATTATTTTGAACAAACTACGCTTCGAATTGCACACCTAACTGATTGCCACCTTTTTAGTGATAAAGATGCTGAATACTTTGGCGTTAATACCGCTGAACATTTTGTTAAAGCATTGGCCGATATAGCAAAGCAGCAGCCTGATGCGTTGATATTTGGTGGTGACCTAACGCAAGATCACAGCTTTAATTCGTATTTATTATTTGCAGAACTTATTCATAATAGTGAAGTTGATTGCCCCGTATTTTGGGTGCCTGGTAACCATGATGAGATTGAACAGCTTAATTTAATTAGTGGTGGGCAAATACAACACGCTAAACACATAGTGGCACAAGGGATTGAGCTGATATTAATTAATTCTAAAGGTAATACGCCTGCAGGGTGGGTCAGTGCCACGCATTTAGATGAAATTATGGCTTGCTTAGTTGATTCAAATAATCGTCACATTGCATTTTGTCATCACAACCCATTACCTATTAATGGCTACCTAGATAAACATATGTTAGAAAATGGGCCGCAACTATTAAATTTATTAGTTAATAATGGTCGCGTTGATGCGCTGTTTCATGGGCATGTCCATAATGACTATCAACAGCAGTTTAGAGGGCTCAATGTTTACGCTACCCCAGCCAGCTGCGTGCAATTTAGTAAACACAGTGCGACTTGGCAGCAAGAAAATAAAGGGGCAGCTTATCGCATGCTGTATTTAAATGCTGAGCAACAACAGGTGCATATACACTCGGACGTGGTATGGTTAAACGAGTAA
- a CDS encoding ATP-dependent zinc protease — MTTKITVGWREWLSLPELGIEQIKAKIDTGARTSCIHAINIEEYEVDGEKWVKFTAQPLQEDEQTQITCNAKVKKMKYVTSSSGQKELRYFIETTLHAGEFSWPIEITLTSRASMKFRMLLGRTAMENRIVVDPALSHLL; from the coding sequence ATGACGACAAAAATAACAGTTGGTTGGCGTGAGTGGTTAAGTTTACCCGAGCTAGGCATCGAGCAAATTAAAGCAAAAATAGACACTGGTGCGCGTACTTCCTGTATTCATGCAATTAATATTGAAGAATACGAAGTCGATGGCGAAAAATGGGTTAAATTTACAGCCCAACCATTGCAAGAAGACGAGCAAACGCAAATTACCTGCAATGCCAAAGTTAAAAAGATGAAGTACGTTACCAGCTCTAGTGGCCAAAAAGAATTGCGTTACTTTATTGAAACTACATTACATGCCGGCGAATTTAGTTGGCCAATAGAAATTACATTAACAAGTCGTGCGTCTATGAAGTTTAGAATGTTGTTAGGGCGCACAGCAATGGAAAATCGCATAGTCGTTGATCCGGCTTTATCACATTTATTATAA
- a CDS encoding zinc transporter ZntB — protein MINGLLHALILDEQGGARPIENSKQLHQWQPTDGKLWVHMDYSQKEAVDWLKNCGQLNDYELESLTADETRPRITPTMNGHMLFLRGINLNPAQSPEDMVSIRLFINKDVVITTRKRRLLSVQDILTSLNNNEGPSSISELVCSLAQKLTSRMQTVIDELDESLDDFEEEIDEPSKKFDNQGLSQLRRQTIALKRYLKPQKEALSNMVNNHYPWLFDDDKAKLNETTNLLIRYLEELDSSIERALVIQQTITNQVSEQLNQRMYVMSVVAALFLPLGFLTGLLGVNVGGIPGTDSPYAFTAFVVFLVVLTGGIGIYFKNKKWL, from the coding sequence ATGATCAATGGCTTACTTCATGCGCTTATTCTTGATGAACAAGGCGGGGCTCGCCCAATAGAAAACAGTAAACAGTTACACCAATGGCAACCTACTGATGGAAAGCTGTGGGTGCATATGGATTACAGTCAAAAAGAAGCCGTTGATTGGTTAAAAAACTGCGGCCAATTAAACGACTACGAACTTGAATCACTCACCGCAGATGAAACACGTCCTCGCATTACTCCTACAATGAATGGCCATATGCTGTTTTTACGTGGAATCAATTTAAACCCAGCGCAAAGCCCTGAAGACATGGTGTCTATTCGCCTATTTATTAATAAAGACGTGGTGATCACTACCCGTAAGCGCCGGTTATTATCAGTGCAAGATATTCTAACCTCGTTAAATAATAATGAGGGACCAAGCAGTATTTCTGAACTAGTGTGTAGCTTAGCGCAAAAGCTCACTTCACGTATGCAAACGGTAATAGATGAACTAGATGAAAGCTTAGATGATTTTGAAGAAGAAATTGATGAGCCTAGTAAAAAGTTTGATAACCAAGGCTTGTCGCAACTTCGCCGCCAAACAATCGCGCTAAAACGTTACTTAAAACCGCAAAAAGAAGCGCTCAGCAACATGGTTAATAATCATTACCCATGGCTGTTTGACGATGATAAAGCCAAGCTAAATGAAACCACCAATTTACTTATTCGCTATTTAGAAGAGCTCGATAGTTCAATAGAACGTGCACTCGTTATTCAGCAAACCATTACTAACCAAGTGTCTGAGCAATTAAATCAGCGTATGTATGTGATGTCGGTGGTGGCTGCTTTATTTTTACCACTGGGATTTTTAACTGGGTTATTGGGGGTCAATGTTGGCGGTATACCTGGCACAGATAGTCCCTATGCATTTACCGCATTTGTGGTGTTTTTGGTTGTTTTGACTGGTGGGATTGGTATTTACTTTAAAAATAAAAAGTGGCTGTAA
- the parE gene encoding DNA topoisomerase IV subunit B yields MTQQNYNAEAIEVLNGLEPVKRRPGMYTDTTRPNHLGQEVIDNSVDEAMAGHATRIDVILHEDNSLEVSDDGRGMPIDIHPEEGIPGVELIFTKLHAGGKFSNKNYQFSGGLHGVGISVVNALSTRVEVTVRRDAQQFRMAFEHGDKVEDLNVIGSVGKRNTGTTVRFWPDTSYFDSANFSLTKLNHLLKAKAVLCPGLRIKFVNKQTKETQEWFYETGLKDYLIEAVKGYEILPKDPFVGEFSSSIEGADWAVVWMPEGGESIAESYVNLIPTAQGGTHVNGLRQGLLEAMREFCEFRNLLPRGVKLTPDDIWERCSYVLSVKMQDPQFAGQTKEKLSSRSCAAFVSGVVKDAFSLWLNEHTDTAELLSELCISNAQRRLRAAKKVVRKRVTSGPALPGKLTDCSAADNDRTELFLVEGDSAGGSAKQARDREFQAIMPLRGKILNTWEVESGQILASQEVHDISVALGIDPDSADMSGLRYNKICILADADSDGLHIATLLCALFVRHFPQLVKTGHVYVAMPPLFRIDIGKDVYYALDEDEKTGILARIEAEKKRGKVNVQRFKGLGEMNPLQLRETTMDPNTRRLVQLTLDEEQQTMEMMDMLLAKKRSSDRRQWLEDHGNKAQV; encoded by the coding sequence ATGACTCAACAAAATTATAACGCCGAAGCCATTGAAGTACTAAATGGATTAGAGCCGGTAAAACGCCGCCCTGGCATGTATACAGATACCACAAGGCCAAACCATTTAGGCCAAGAGGTTATTGATAACAGTGTTGATGAGGCAATGGCTGGGCACGCAACACGTATTGATGTCATTTTACATGAAGATAATTCGCTTGAGGTGAGTGACGATGGCCGAGGTATGCCAATTGACATTCACCCAGAAGAAGGTATTCCAGGAGTTGAGTTAATATTTACTAAGCTGCATGCCGGCGGTAAGTTTTCAAACAAAAACTATCAATTCTCTGGTGGCTTGCATGGCGTAGGTATCTCGGTTGTTAATGCGCTATCTACCCGCGTGGAAGTAACGGTTCGCCGTGATGCGCAGCAATTTAGAATGGCTTTTGAGCATGGCGATAAAGTTGAAGATTTAAATGTTATTGGCTCAGTGGGTAAACGCAACACTGGTACTACGGTACGTTTTTGGCCAGATACCAGCTATTTTGACTCTGCTAATTTTTCTTTGACTAAGCTTAATCACTTATTAAAAGCTAAAGCGGTTTTATGTCCAGGTTTGCGTATTAAGTTTGTAAATAAACAAACGAAAGAAACCCAAGAGTGGTTTTATGAAACAGGCTTAAAAGATTACTTAATTGAAGCCGTTAAAGGTTACGAAATACTACCTAAAGACCCATTTGTGGGTGAGTTTTCAAGTTCTATTGAAGGCGCTGATTGGGCGGTAGTATGGATGCCTGAAGGTGGTGAGTCGATAGCCGAAAGTTATGTAAACTTAATTCCTACCGCGCAAGGGGGCACCCATGTAAATGGTCTGCGCCAAGGGCTTTTAGAGGCGATGCGTGAATTTTGTGAGTTTAGAAATTTATTACCACGTGGCGTAAAGCTGACCCCAGATGATATTTGGGAACGTTGTAGTTATGTGTTGTCGGTTAAAATGCAAGACCCACAATTTGCAGGGCAAACCAAAGAAAAACTCTCATCACGTTCATGTGCTGCGTTTGTATCGGGTGTAGTAAAAGATGCCTTTAGCTTATGGCTAAATGAGCACACTGACACCGCAGAGCTACTTTCTGAACTATGTATTTCAAATGCACAGCGTCGCTTACGTGCGGCTAAAAAAGTAGTACGTAAGCGAGTTACATCAGGCCCAGCATTACCAGGCAAACTGACCGATTGTAGTGCTGCTGATAATGACCGCACAGAATTGTTTTTAGTAGAGGGTGACTCAGCAGGGGGCTCAGCTAAACAAGCGCGAGATCGTGAATTCCAAGCAATTATGCCGTTAAGAGGTAAAATTTTAAATACTTGGGAGGTTGAGTCAGGGCAAATTTTGGCCTCTCAAGAAGTGCACGATATTTCAGTTGCGCTAGGTATAGACCCAGACTCAGCCGATATGTCGGGACTACGTTATAATAAAATTTGTATATTAGCGGATGCTGACTCCGATGGACTGCATATTGCCACCTTACTGTGTGCCTTATTTGTTCGCCATTTCCCACAATTAGTTAAAACCGGCCATGTGTATGTTGCTATGCCACCGTTATTTAGAATTGATATTGGTAAAGATGTTTACTACGCGCTGGATGAAGATGAAAAAACCGGTATCTTAGCGCGCATAGAAGCAGAAAAAAAACGTGGAAAAGTAAACGTACAACGCTTTAAAGGTTTGGGCGAAATGAACCCGCTACAATTGCGTGAAACAACCATGGACCCTAATACTCGTCGTTTAGTACAGCTTACTCTTGATGAAGAGCAGCAAACAATGGAAATGATGGATATGCTACTCGCTAAAAAGCGCTCATCAGATCGCCGTCAATGGCTAGAGGATCATGGTAACAAGGCACAAGTTTAA
- the parC gene encoding DNA topoisomerase IV subunit A has translation MSDTDTLLMQGIEQQTMGRFTEDAYLNYSMYVIMDRALPHVGDGLKPVQRRIIYAMSELGLSASAKYKKSARTVGDVLGKYHPHGDSACYEAMVLMAQPFSYRYPLVDGQGNWGAADDPKSFAAMRYTEARLSKFSEVLLKELGQGTVDWTPNFDGTMDEPLVLPSRLPHILLNGVTGIAVGMATDIPPHNVREVASACCLLLDKPKTELEELLDLVHAPDYPTDAEIITPKADIHKIYKTGRGSIKMRAVYCEEQGDIVITALPHQCSGAKVLEQIAAQMNAKKLPMVADLRDESDHENPTRIVIVPRSNRIKAEPLMAHLFATTDLEKNYRVNLNMLGLDGRPQVKDLRSILTEWLTFRRETVRRRLQYRLDKVLARLHILEGLLAAFLNIDEVIEIIRSEDKPKPILMERFDLTDIQAEAILELKLRHLAKLEEFKIRGEQDELAKERDKLEQTLGSDRRMSTLLKKEIQEAAEMYGDDRRSPVIERVEAKALSEKDLIPSESVTVVLSDKGWARVGKGHDLDVEGLNYRAGDGYRASARGKSNQPAVFLDSAGRAFATDAHSLPSARSQGEPMTGRFNLTSGASFEHVVMGEDAQVLLMASDAGYGFITDFKDLVSKNKNGKALVSVPKGGVLLSPIRVNDVATDYCMAISNEGRMLLFPLRDLPKLGKGKGNKIISIPGAKVQAREEFVKVLAVVPQGSSVTLHAGKRKLTLKPSDLEHYHGERGRRGNKLPRGLQRVDEAVVELTPQQVDEPSSDAEPS, from the coding sequence ATGAGTGATACAGATACCTTGCTAATGCAAGGAATTGAACAGCAAACAATGGGGCGTTTTACCGAAGACGCCTATTTAAATTATTCAATGTACGTGATCATGGATCGTGCCTTACCGCACGTTGGTGACGGCTTAAAACCCGTTCAGCGTCGTATTATTTATGCGATGAGTGAACTGGGGTTATCGGCAAGTGCTAAATACAAAAAATCAGCCCGTACCGTGGGTGATGTATTAGGTAAATACCATCCTCACGGTGATAGTGCCTGTTATGAAGCCATGGTACTTATGGCGCAGCCGTTTTCTTATCGCTACCCGTTAGTTGATGGTCAAGGTAACTGGGGTGCTGCAGATGATCCGAAGTCGTTTGCGGCAATGCGTTATACCGAAGCGCGTTTATCTAAATTCTCTGAAGTATTACTTAAAGAGTTAGGCCAAGGGACTGTTGATTGGACGCCAAACTTCGACGGCACCATGGATGAACCATTAGTATTGCCATCGCGCTTACCGCATATATTACTTAATGGTGTCACCGGTATTGCGGTAGGTATGGCAACCGATATACCGCCCCATAATGTGCGTGAAGTAGCCAGTGCCTGTTGTTTATTACTTGATAAACCAAAAACAGAACTCGAAGAGTTATTGGATTTAGTGCATGCGCCTGATTATCCAACTGATGCTGAAATAATTACTCCAAAAGCTGATATTCACAAAATTTATAAAACCGGTCGTGGCTCAATTAAAATGCGCGCTGTGTATTGTGAAGAGCAGGGCGATATAGTTATTACTGCGTTACCGCATCAATGTTCGGGTGCAAAAGTACTTGAGCAAATTGCAGCGCAAATGAATGCTAAAAAGTTGCCGATGGTGGCCGATTTACGTGATGAATCTGATCATGAAAACCCGACCCGTATTGTGATTGTGCCGCGTTCAAATCGAATTAAAGCTGAGCCATTAATGGCGCACTTATTTGCCACCACCGATCTTGAAAAAAATTACCGCGTAAACTTAAATATGCTCGGCTTAGATGGTCGTCCACAGGTTAAAGACTTACGTAGTATTTTGACGGAGTGGCTAACCTTTAGACGCGAAACGGTTCGTCGTCGTTTGCAATATCGACTTGATAAAGTACTGGCTCGATTACATATTTTAGAAGGTTTACTGGCTGCCTTTTTAAATATTGATGAAGTTATAGAAATCATCCGCTCTGAAGATAAGCCTAAACCAATATTGATGGAGCGCTTTGATTTAACCGATATTCAAGCAGAAGCCATTTTAGAATTAAAACTTCGCCATTTGGCAAAACTTGAAGAGTTTAAAATTCGTGGTGAGCAAGACGAATTGGCAAAAGAGCGTGACAAATTAGAGCAAACATTGGGCTCAGATCGTCGCATGTCGACCTTATTGAAAAAAGAAATTCAAGAAGCTGCAGAAATGTATGGTGATGATCGCCGCTCGCCTGTGATTGAGCGTGTAGAAGCCAAAGCACTGAGCGAAAAAGATTTAATTCCATCAGAGTCAGTCACCGTGGTGCTATCAGATAAAGGCTGGGCACGGGTTGGTAAGGGTCATGACTTAGATGTGGAAGGATTAAATTACAGAGCTGGTGATGGTTATAGAGCATCAGCGAGAGGTAAAAGTAATCAGCCTGCGGTATTTTTAGATTCAGCTGGACGTGCATTTGCCACTGATGCTCATAGTCTTCCTTCAGCGCGAAGCCAAGGCGAGCCAATGACAGGGCGCTTTAATCTAACCTCAGGCGCCAGCTTTGAGCACGTAGTAATGGGTGAGGATGCTCAAGTGTTGTTAATGGCCTCCGACGCTGGTTATGGTTTTATTACTGACTTTAAAGATTTAGTGAGCAAAAACAAAAACGGTAAAGCGTTAGTGAGTGTGCCAAAAGGTGGTGTGTTACTTTCGCCAATTCGCGTTAACGACGTGGCTACTGACTACTGTATGGCGATTTCTAACGAAGGGCGGATGTTGTTATTCCCACTGCGTGACCTACCTAAGCTAGGTAAAGGTAAGGGTAATAAAATTATTTCTATTCCGGGTGCGAAAGTACAAGCCCGCGAAGAGTTTGTAAAAGTATTAGCTGTTGTGCCGCAAGGCAGCAGTGTAACGCTGCATGCAGGTAAGCGTAAGCTGACCCTTAAACCAAGCGACCTTGAGCATTACCATGGCGAGCGAGGCCGCAGAGGGAATAAGTTACCTCGTGGTTTACAGCGCGTAGATGAAGCTGTGGTAGAGTTAACACCGCAACAAGTTGATGAGCCAAGCTCAGACGCAGAGCCAAGTTAA
- a CDS encoding YqiA/YcfP family alpha/beta fold hydrolase translates to MVKRVIYIHGFNSSEKSYKAVRFGELMAHYDVDYCVPRLNHEPVEAIIALEQLLTPNTVLLGSSLGGFFATYLSQRYQIPAVVINPAVAPYTLLEPILGPNYNPYQDYNYQLQSRHIDALKALTVTELKHPELLYLLQQTGDEVLNFQHAIKYYSQCKQLIEFGGDHSFNGFERAFSSIVDFLKIRY, encoded by the coding sequence ATGGTTAAACGAGTAATTTATATTCACGGTTTTAATAGCTCTGAAAAATCATATAAAGCTGTGCGCTTTGGTGAGCTTATGGCACACTATGATGTTGATTATTGTGTGCCGCGTTTAAATCATGAGCCTGTAGAGGCTATTATAGCGCTTGAACAACTATTAACACCGAATACCGTATTATTGGGCAGCTCGCTAGGTGGTTTTTTTGCCACGTATTTATCGCAGCGTTATCAAATTCCTGCGGTGGTAATTAATCCTGCCGTTGCCCCATATACATTATTAGAGCCTATACTTGGGCCTAATTATAATCCGTATCAAGATTATAATTACCAATTACAATCTCGTCATATAGATGCGTTAAAAGCATTAACGGTGACAGAGTTAAAACACCCTGAACTGTTGTACTTATTACAGCAAACAGGGGATGAAGTGTTAAATTTTCAGCACGCAATAAAGTATTACTCACAATGTAAACAGTTAATTGAATTTGGCGGCGATCATAGCTTTAATGGCTTTGAGCGAGCTTTTTCAAGCATTGTAGATTTTCTTAAAATCAGATATTAG
- a CDS encoding 1-acylglycerol-3-phosphate O-acyltransferase, with translation MLAVIRILIMLLFILLSCFFGLLLSIFRPFHPNNVHVIASWFGSMAKMLGVKLELKYHPDALKVGPAVYVANHQNSYDLFTIPAMVPKNCVSVGKKSLKWIPFFGQLYWLSGNILIDRANRSKAAGTISKAAAKIKQKGLSVWMFPEGTRSYGRGLLPFKTGAFHTAMSAEVPVVPVCMNTTDKTIKLNRWDNGTIYIEMLAPIALDNSISAREHAKSVHSIMAAKITELDAQVREK, from the coding sequence TTGCTAGCTGTTATACGTATTTTAATAATGCTGTTGTTTATATTATTAAGTTGTTTTTTTGGTTTGTTGTTATCAATATTTAGACCATTTCATCCTAATAATGTGCACGTTATTGCAAGTTGGTTTGGCTCAATGGCTAAAATGCTTGGGGTTAAATTAGAACTAAAATATCATCCCGATGCGCTTAAGGTGGGGCCCGCTGTGTATGTAGCGAATCACCAAAATAGCTATGATTTATTTACTATTCCAGCTATGGTGCCAAAAAATTGTGTGAGTGTTGGCAAAAAAAGCCTGAAGTGGATCCCGTTTTTTGGTCAGCTTTATTGGTTATCGGGTAATATTTTAATCGACAGAGCAAATCGCTCTAAAGCGGCAGGCACTATTTCTAAGGCAGCGGCTAAAATAAAACAAAAAGGCTTGTCGGTGTGGATGTTCCCTGAGGGGACGCGTAGTTATGGTCGTGGTTTACTCCCTTTTAAAACCGGTGCTTTTCATACAGCAATGAGTGCAGAGGTACCTGTTGTGCCAGTATGTATGAACACAACCGATAAAACCATTAAACTAAATCGCTGGGATAATGGTACAATTTACATTGAAATGTTAGCCCCCATAGCACTTGATAACAGTATCAGTGCCCGTGAACATGCTAAAAGTGTGCACAGCATTATGGCTGCTAAAATAACAGAATTAGATGCTCAAGTGAGAGAGAAATAA
- a CDS encoding NUDIX domain-containing protein: MANKSRTQFTHDDVRLKPVENLYNGFFKINLYQFQHALFAGGESEVIRREILERGDAVAVLPYDPVTEQVLLIEQIRIGAIKSKHTPWLLECIAGMTDGSEDYEAVVKKEALEEAGLNLTELEFMLSYLSSPGGTTERLFLYLAHADLSQMSTGIYGLETEGEDIKTHIMHVDEALQRLNSGEIDNAATVICLQWLALNRDKIRKKWT; the protein is encoded by the coding sequence ATGGCGAATAAAAGTCGTACTCAATTTACCCATGATGATGTGAGATTAAAACCGGTTGAAAATTTGTATAACGGTTTTTTTAAAATAAACCTTTATCAATTTCAGCATGCCCTGTTTGCTGGTGGAGAGTCTGAGGTTATTCGTCGAGAAATTTTAGAGCGTGGCGATGCGGTCGCGGTATTACCTTATGATCCAGTCACTGAGCAAGTATTGCTTATAGAACAAATTCGAATTGGCGCAATTAAAAGCAAACATACGCCTTGGCTGTTAGAATGTATAGCGGGTATGACCGATGGCAGTGAAGATTACGAAGCGGTTGTTAAAAAAGAAGCGCTTGAAGAAGCGGGGCTTAATTTAACAGAACTTGAGTTTATGTTGTCTTACCTTTCAAGCCCCGGCGGTACTACAGAGCGTTTGTTCTTATATTTAGCTCACGCCGATTTAAGCCAAATGAGTACTGGCATTTATGGGTTAGAAACCGAAGGTGAAGATATTAAAACCCATATTATGCACGTAGACGAAGCACTACAGCGACTTAATAGTGGTGAAATAGATAATGCTGCTACCGTAATTTGCTTGCAATGGTTAGCGCTAAATCGCGATAAGATACGTAAAAAGTGGACATAG